The Gallus gallus isolate bGalGal1 chromosome 3, bGalGal1.mat.broiler.GRCg7b, whole genome shotgun sequence genome window below encodes:
- the FAM161A gene encoding protein FAM161A isoform X3, with protein MAKLESMYRNKLYLQGVQPSERNKANSATSNVCCRPTWEKSAYQPLHLPKSFSDSSISDPLGSGASGGSDGELASEDSCSETGSLLLAKERIARMWDGFSVDEYLPPRKHGLPSAPAAGTTRKQKAWSPKVTVPKPFQMTIREARRKEQKVKSKSQIEMEKNLLRKQLEEEAECQKKFRATPVPAAVFLPLYREIVQRNEERRKSVKERSKLRLLASQKPFKFIEREKQRDEMRKMQLRDLSALEKKTKPFKAKPVPRCVYSPSVRDKLQEEELYREIRIRMRAEELLRNASLPTSRLASKDANRKKHKCAEPKEVEHKPRIQPSVPDFDRLHQKFQRRLRQKQQLKHLTVCEPFHLRTPHIPSNKGKVLRDIQEDEERLKETRWPYASPRHKPKTRQSSANSPLSGSGESKSPKGTQSSQQRLQALRNSHEEKRRLEEQQKRNRTKQKQRTKKLQKVVMTRAEANDPHQSLAQISKSKLKAFRTSAKQRMQEYLQELQEMEERVNQRPLLLERVTQNNARIAAEKYYSNRLRALGVCPDFVSKKGQTTKLLECYSAEDFAAKERVIKDKVKEREFFEEAGSISPRSEQSFEEEKRNGIRTPSWDGGSAEREEEEETQDSPHVQQPHCGGEARSSPTSDQHCEEEEQKEEKEEEEAKSGLLLGHSLEEENEEENEEEEDGSRPSSQSDRSHEQQEEGQSDPDGEGAFQYEDEEYESDDSEEKTSDEEAD; from the exons ATGGCAAAATTAGAAAGCATGTATCGGAACAAGCTGTATTTACAAGGAGTACAGCCCTCGGAGAGGAACAAGGCTAACAGTGCTACTTCCAATGTCTGCTGCAG GCCAACGTGGGAGAAGAGCGCCTATCAGCCTCTACATTTGCCCAAATCCTTCTCTGACTCCAGCATAAGCGATCCTTTAGGCTCGGGTGCGTCTGGTGGGTCCGACGGAGAACTAGCATCTGAAGACAGCTGTAGTGAAACTGGATCACTATTACTTGCTAAGGAGCGGATTGCAAGGATGTGGGATGGCTTCTCAGTGGATGAGTACCTCCCCCCCAGGAAGCACGGCCTGCCCAGCGCCCCGGCTGCCGGGACAACGCGGAAGCAGAAGGCATGGTCACCGAAAGTCACTGTGCCCAAGCCCTTCCAGATGACAATTAGAGAagccagaagaaaagaacagaaagtcaAATCCAAGTCACAGattgaaatggaaaagaaccTACTGAGGaagcagctggaggaagaagcagAGTGTCAGAAAAAGTTCCGAGCCACTCCAGTGCCCGCTGCCGTCTTCCTGCCGCTCTACCGTGAAATCGTGCAAAGGAATGAGGAGCGCAGGAAGTCTGTGAAGGAGAGGAGCAAACTCAGGCTCTTGGCTTCCCAGAAGCCATTTAAGTTCATTGAAAGAGAGAAGCAAAGggatgaaatgagaaaaatgcaattaaGAGACCTTTCCgcattggaaaagaaaacaaaaccattcaaagcaaaaccagtACCCAGATGTGTTTATAGCCCGTCTGTTAGAGACAAGCTACAGGAGGAAGAGCTCTACAGAGAAATCCGGATTAGAATGagagctgaggagctgctgcgAAATGCGTCTCTGCCCACCAGCAGGCTGGCTTCCAAGGATGCCAACAGGAAGAAACACAAGTGTGCCGAACCAAAGGAAGTGGAGCACAAACCCAGGATCCAACCCAGCGTTCCAGACTTTGACCGACTGCACCAGAAGTTCCAGAGACGGCTCcggcagaagcagcagctgaaacacCTCACAGTCTGTGAGCCGTTCCATCTCCGCACCCCGCACATTCCCTCAAACAAGGGGAAGGTTTTGAGAGACATTCAAGAggatgaagaaaggctgaaagaaaCACGCTGGCCATACGCCTCCCCGAGGCACAAACCCAAAACCAGACAGTCAAGTGCAAATTCACCTCTCTCAGGATCTGGAGAATCCAAGTCACCAAAAGGCACACAGTCCTCACAGCAAAGGCTGCAGGCCCTAAG GAATTCAcatgaggaaaagagaaggctggaagaacaacagaaaaggaacagaacaaagcagaaacaaagaacaaaaaaactgcagaaagtTGTAATGACTCGGGCTGAGGCCAATGACCCCCATCAGAGCCTCGCTCAGATCTCTAAATCCAAACTAAAGGCATTCAG GACTTCTGCGAAGCAGAGAATGCAGGAGTATTTGCAAGAGTtgcaagaaatggaagaaagagtAAACCAAAGGCCATTGCTCTTGGAAAGAGTAACTCAG AATAATGCCAGAAtagctgcagaaaaatattattctaaCAGACTGAGAGCTCTGGGGGTATGCCCAGACTTTGTTTCAAAGAAAGGACAAACAACTAAATTGCTAGAGTGCTACAGTGCTGAAGATTTTGCTGCCAAAGAAAG AGTCATCAAGGATAAAGTGAAAGAAAGGGAATTCTTTGAGGAAGCAGGCAGCATCAGTCCCCGATCTGAGCAGTCCtttgaggaagagaagagaaatggcATCAGAACCCCCAGCTGGGATGGTGGATCTGctgagagggaggaagaggaagagacaCAAGACAGCCCTCATGTTCAGCAGCCTCACTGTGGAGGGGAGGCCAGGTCCAGCCCCACCTCCGACCAGCACTGTgaagaagaggagcagaaagaagaaaaggaggaggaggaagcaaagTCAGGCCTTCTGCTTGGCCATTCCCTAGAGGAAGAGAATGAGGAAGAGAACGAGGAAGAAGAGGATGGGTCAAGACCCAGCTCTCAGTCTGATCGGTCCCATGAGCAGCAAGAGGAGGGTCAGTCTGACCCTGACGGTGAGGGTGCCTTCCAATATGAGGATGAGGAATATGAAAGTGATGATTCTGAAGAGAAGACCAGTGACGAGGAGGCTGACTGA
- the FAM161A gene encoding protein FAM161A isoform X1 has translation MSGTSRATAPSRSSEPSSSRLRYQALRLRAERPRLSPPSAVRPRPSTLRRRQRAAMEAPHGAGPPSAARLRAPVQPHSRAPPARSQRGPPHSAQGELGAEPGPGSEQPLAPGTGCDTQTDFSKLGISNQEYYLKLEELKNAHLETMAKLESMYRNKLYLQGVQPSERNKANSATSNVCCRPTWEKSAYQPLHLPKSFSDSSISDPLGSGASGGSDGELASEDSCSETGSLLLAKERIARMWDGFSVDEYLPPRKHGLPSAPAAGTTRKQKAWSPKVTVPKPFQMTIREARRKEQKVKSKSQIEMEKNLLRKQLEEEAECQKKFRATPVPAAVFLPLYREIVQRNEERRKSVKERSKLRLLASQKPFKFIEREKQRDEMRKMQLRDLSALEKKTKPFKAKPVPRCVYSPSVRDKLQEEELYREIRIRMRAEELLRNASLPTSRLASKDANRKKHKCAEPKEVEHKPRIQPSVPDFDRLHQKFQRRLRQKQQLKHLTVCEPFHLRTPHIPSNKGKVLRDIQEDEERLKETRWPYASPRHKPKTRQSSANSPLSGSGESKSPKGTQSSQQRLQALRNSHEEKRRLEEQQKRNRTKQKQRTKKLQKVVMTRAEANDPHQSLAQISKSKLKAFRTSAKQRMQEYLQELQEMEERVNQRPLLLERVTQNNARIAAEKYYSNRLRALGVCPDFVSKKGQTTKLLECYSAEDFAAKERVIKDKVKEREFFEEAGSISPRSEQSFEEEKRNGIRTPSWDGGSAEREEEEETQDSPHVQQPHCGGEARSSPTSDQHCEEEEQKEEKEEEEAKSGLLLGHSLEEENEEENEEEEDGSRPSSQSDRSHEQQEEGQSDPDGEGAFQYEDEEYESDDSEEKTSDEEAD, from the exons ATGAGCGGAACCAGCCGCGCCACCGCCCCCTCCCGAAGCTCCGAGCCGTCCTCCAGCCGGCTGCGGTACCAGGCCCTGAGGCTCCGGGCCGAGCggccccgcctctccccgccctCCGCGGTCCGGCCCCGCCCCTCCACCCTGCGCCGGCGGCAGCGCGCAGCCATGGAGGCGCCGcacggcgcggggccgccgtcCGCCGCTCGCCTCCGCGCTCCCGTGCAGCCGCACAGCCGGGCGCCTCCTGCCCGCTCCCAGCGGGGGCCGCCGCACAGCGCGCAG GGGGAGCTGGGCGCAGAGCCGGGCCCTGGCAGCGAGCAGCCTCTCGCCCCAGGCACAGGCTGTGACACACAGACAGACTTCTCCAAGCTGGGCATCTCAAACCAGGAATATTACCTGAAGCTGGAAGAGCTGAAGAACGCCCACTTGGAGACCATGGCAAAATTAGAAAGCATGTATCGGAACAAGCTGTATTTACAAGGAGTACAGCCCTCGGAGAGGAACAAGGCTAACAGTGCTACTTCCAATGTCTGCTGCAG GCCAACGTGGGAGAAGAGCGCCTATCAGCCTCTACATTTGCCCAAATCCTTCTCTGACTCCAGCATAAGCGATCCTTTAGGCTCGGGTGCGTCTGGTGGGTCCGACGGAGAACTAGCATCTGAAGACAGCTGTAGTGAAACTGGATCACTATTACTTGCTAAGGAGCGGATTGCAAGGATGTGGGATGGCTTCTCAGTGGATGAGTACCTCCCCCCCAGGAAGCACGGCCTGCCCAGCGCCCCGGCTGCCGGGACAACGCGGAAGCAGAAGGCATGGTCACCGAAAGTCACTGTGCCCAAGCCCTTCCAGATGACAATTAGAGAagccagaagaaaagaacagaaagtcaAATCCAAGTCACAGattgaaatggaaaagaaccTACTGAGGaagcagctggaggaagaagcagAGTGTCAGAAAAAGTTCCGAGCCACTCCAGTGCCCGCTGCCGTCTTCCTGCCGCTCTACCGTGAAATCGTGCAAAGGAATGAGGAGCGCAGGAAGTCTGTGAAGGAGAGGAGCAAACTCAGGCTCTTGGCTTCCCAGAAGCCATTTAAGTTCATTGAAAGAGAGAAGCAAAGggatgaaatgagaaaaatgcaattaaGAGACCTTTCCgcattggaaaagaaaacaaaaccattcaaagcaaaaccagtACCCAGATGTGTTTATAGCCCGTCTGTTAGAGACAAGCTACAGGAGGAAGAGCTCTACAGAGAAATCCGGATTAGAATGagagctgaggagctgctgcgAAATGCGTCTCTGCCCACCAGCAGGCTGGCTTCCAAGGATGCCAACAGGAAGAAACACAAGTGTGCCGAACCAAAGGAAGTGGAGCACAAACCCAGGATCCAACCCAGCGTTCCAGACTTTGACCGACTGCACCAGAAGTTCCAGAGACGGCTCcggcagaagcagcagctgaaacacCTCACAGTCTGTGAGCCGTTCCATCTCCGCACCCCGCACATTCCCTCAAACAAGGGGAAGGTTTTGAGAGACATTCAAGAggatgaagaaaggctgaaagaaaCACGCTGGCCATACGCCTCCCCGAGGCACAAACCCAAAACCAGACAGTCAAGTGCAAATTCACCTCTCTCAGGATCTGGAGAATCCAAGTCACCAAAAGGCACACAGTCCTCACAGCAAAGGCTGCAGGCCCTAAG GAATTCAcatgaggaaaagagaaggctggaagaacaacagaaaaggaacagaacaaagcagaaacaaagaacaaaaaaactgcagaaagtTGTAATGACTCGGGCTGAGGCCAATGACCCCCATCAGAGCCTCGCTCAGATCTCTAAATCCAAACTAAAGGCATTCAG GACTTCTGCGAAGCAGAGAATGCAGGAGTATTTGCAAGAGTtgcaagaaatggaagaaagagtAAACCAAAGGCCATTGCTCTTGGAAAGAGTAACTCAG AATAATGCCAGAAtagctgcagaaaaatattattctaaCAGACTGAGAGCTCTGGGGGTATGCCCAGACTTTGTTTCAAAGAAAGGACAAACAACTAAATTGCTAGAGTGCTACAGTGCTGAAGATTTTGCTGCCAAAGAAAG AGTCATCAAGGATAAAGTGAAAGAAAGGGAATTCTTTGAGGAAGCAGGCAGCATCAGTCCCCGATCTGAGCAGTCCtttgaggaagagaagagaaatggcATCAGAACCCCCAGCTGGGATGGTGGATCTGctgagagggaggaagaggaagagacaCAAGACAGCCCTCATGTTCAGCAGCCTCACTGTGGAGGGGAGGCCAGGTCCAGCCCCACCTCCGACCAGCACTGTgaagaagaggagcagaaagaagaaaaggaggaggaggaagcaaagTCAGGCCTTCTGCTTGGCCATTCCCTAGAGGAAGAGAATGAGGAAGAGAACGAGGAAGAAGAGGATGGGTCAAGACCCAGCTCTCAGTCTGATCGGTCCCATGAGCAGCAAGAGGAGGGTCAGTCTGACCCTGACGGTGAGGGTGCCTTCCAATATGAGGATGAGGAATATGAAAGTGATGATTCTGAAGAGAAGACCAGTGACGAGGAGGCTGACTGA
- the FAM161A gene encoding protein FAM161A isoform X2, with protein sequence MSGTSRATAPSRSSEPSSSRLRYQALRLRAERPRLSPPSAVRPRPSTLRRRQRAAMEAPHGAGPPSAARLRAPVQPHSRAPPARSQRGPPHSAQGELGAEPGPGSEQPLAPGTGCDTQTDFSKLGISNQEYYLKLEELKNAHLETMAKLESMYRNKLYLQGVQPSERNKANSATSNVCCRPTWEKSAYQPLHLPKSFSDSSISDPLGSGASGGSDGELASEDSCSETGSLLLAKERIARMWDGFSVDEYLPPRKHGLPSAPAAGTTRKQKAWSPKVTVPKPFQMTIREARRKEQKVKSKSQIEMEKNLLRKQLEEEAECQKKFRATPVPAAVFLPLYREIVQRNEERRKSVKERSKLRLLASQKPFKFIEREKQRDEMRKMQLRDLSALEKKTKPFKAKPVPRCVYSPSVRDKLQEEELYREIRIRMRAEELLRNASLPTSRLASKDANRKKHKCAEPKEVEHKPRIQPSVPDFDRLHQKFQRRLRQKQQLKHLTVCEPFHLRTPHIPSNKGKVLRDIQEDEERLKETRWPYASPRHKPKTRQSSANSPLSGSGESKSPKGTQSSQQRLQALRTSAKQRMQEYLQELQEMEERVNQRPLLLERVTQNNARIAAEKYYSNRLRALGVCPDFVSKKGQTTKLLECYSAEDFAAKERVIKDKVKEREFFEEAGSISPRSEQSFEEEKRNGIRTPSWDGGSAEREEEEETQDSPHVQQPHCGGEARSSPTSDQHCEEEEQKEEKEEEEAKSGLLLGHSLEEENEEENEEEEDGSRPSSQSDRSHEQQEEGQSDPDGEGAFQYEDEEYESDDSEEKTSDEEAD encoded by the exons ATGAGCGGAACCAGCCGCGCCACCGCCCCCTCCCGAAGCTCCGAGCCGTCCTCCAGCCGGCTGCGGTACCAGGCCCTGAGGCTCCGGGCCGAGCggccccgcctctccccgccctCCGCGGTCCGGCCCCGCCCCTCCACCCTGCGCCGGCGGCAGCGCGCAGCCATGGAGGCGCCGcacggcgcggggccgccgtcCGCCGCTCGCCTCCGCGCTCCCGTGCAGCCGCACAGCCGGGCGCCTCCTGCCCGCTCCCAGCGGGGGCCGCCGCACAGCGCGCAG GGGGAGCTGGGCGCAGAGCCGGGCCCTGGCAGCGAGCAGCCTCTCGCCCCAGGCACAGGCTGTGACACACAGACAGACTTCTCCAAGCTGGGCATCTCAAACCAGGAATATTACCTGAAGCTGGAAGAGCTGAAGAACGCCCACTTGGAGACCATGGCAAAATTAGAAAGCATGTATCGGAACAAGCTGTATTTACAAGGAGTACAGCCCTCGGAGAGGAACAAGGCTAACAGTGCTACTTCCAATGTCTGCTGCAG GCCAACGTGGGAGAAGAGCGCCTATCAGCCTCTACATTTGCCCAAATCCTTCTCTGACTCCAGCATAAGCGATCCTTTAGGCTCGGGTGCGTCTGGTGGGTCCGACGGAGAACTAGCATCTGAAGACAGCTGTAGTGAAACTGGATCACTATTACTTGCTAAGGAGCGGATTGCAAGGATGTGGGATGGCTTCTCAGTGGATGAGTACCTCCCCCCCAGGAAGCACGGCCTGCCCAGCGCCCCGGCTGCCGGGACAACGCGGAAGCAGAAGGCATGGTCACCGAAAGTCACTGTGCCCAAGCCCTTCCAGATGACAATTAGAGAagccagaagaaaagaacagaaagtcaAATCCAAGTCACAGattgaaatggaaaagaaccTACTGAGGaagcagctggaggaagaagcagAGTGTCAGAAAAAGTTCCGAGCCACTCCAGTGCCCGCTGCCGTCTTCCTGCCGCTCTACCGTGAAATCGTGCAAAGGAATGAGGAGCGCAGGAAGTCTGTGAAGGAGAGGAGCAAACTCAGGCTCTTGGCTTCCCAGAAGCCATTTAAGTTCATTGAAAGAGAGAAGCAAAGggatgaaatgagaaaaatgcaattaaGAGACCTTTCCgcattggaaaagaaaacaaaaccattcaaagcaaaaccagtACCCAGATGTGTTTATAGCCCGTCTGTTAGAGACAAGCTACAGGAGGAAGAGCTCTACAGAGAAATCCGGATTAGAATGagagctgaggagctgctgcgAAATGCGTCTCTGCCCACCAGCAGGCTGGCTTCCAAGGATGCCAACAGGAAGAAACACAAGTGTGCCGAACCAAAGGAAGTGGAGCACAAACCCAGGATCCAACCCAGCGTTCCAGACTTTGACCGACTGCACCAGAAGTTCCAGAGACGGCTCcggcagaagcagcagctgaaacacCTCACAGTCTGTGAGCCGTTCCATCTCCGCACCCCGCACATTCCCTCAAACAAGGGGAAGGTTTTGAGAGACATTCAAGAggatgaagaaaggctgaaagaaaCACGCTGGCCATACGCCTCCCCGAGGCACAAACCCAAAACCAGACAGTCAAGTGCAAATTCACCTCTCTCAGGATCTGGAGAATCCAAGTCACCAAAAGGCACACAGTCCTCACAGCAAAGGCTGCAGGCCCTAAG GACTTCTGCGAAGCAGAGAATGCAGGAGTATTTGCAAGAGTtgcaagaaatggaagaaagagtAAACCAAAGGCCATTGCTCTTGGAAAGAGTAACTCAG AATAATGCCAGAAtagctgcagaaaaatattattctaaCAGACTGAGAGCTCTGGGGGTATGCCCAGACTTTGTTTCAAAGAAAGGACAAACAACTAAATTGCTAGAGTGCTACAGTGCTGAAGATTTTGCTGCCAAAGAAAG AGTCATCAAGGATAAAGTGAAAGAAAGGGAATTCTTTGAGGAAGCAGGCAGCATCAGTCCCCGATCTGAGCAGTCCtttgaggaagagaagagaaatggcATCAGAACCCCCAGCTGGGATGGTGGATCTGctgagagggaggaagaggaagagacaCAAGACAGCCCTCATGTTCAGCAGCCTCACTGTGGAGGGGAGGCCAGGTCCAGCCCCACCTCCGACCAGCACTGTgaagaagaggagcagaaagaagaaaaggaggaggaggaagcaaagTCAGGCCTTCTGCTTGGCCATTCCCTAGAGGAAGAGAATGAGGAAGAGAACGAGGAAGAAGAGGATGGGTCAAGACCCAGCTCTCAGTCTGATCGGTCCCATGAGCAGCAAGAGGAGGGTCAGTCTGACCCTGACGGTGAGGGTGCCTTCCAATATGAGGATGAGGAATATGAAAGTGATGATTCTGAAGAGAAGACCAGTGACGAGGAGGCTGACTGA